The following are from one region of the Candidatus Wallbacteria bacterium genome:
- the tuf gene encoding elongation factor Tu (EF-Tu; promotes GTP-dependent binding of aminoacyl-tRNA to the A-site of ribosomes during protein biosynthesis; when the tRNA anticodon matches the mRNA codon, GTP hydrolysis results; the inactive EF-Tu-GDP leaves the ribosome and release of GDP is promoted by elongation factor Ts; many prokaryotes have two copies of the gene encoding EF-Tu) encodes GDNISIEVKLITPIAMEKELRFAIREGGRTVGAGVVVSIVE; translated from the coding sequence CGGGCGACAACATCAGCATCGAAGTAAAATTGATCACCCCGATCGCCATGGAAAAGGAACTGCGCTTCGCGATTCGCGAAGGCGGCAGGACCGTGGGCGCCGGTGTCGTGGTTTCAATAGTTGAATAA
- the rpsJ gene encoding 30S ribosomal protein S10, with translation MARQQKIRIYLKAYDHKILDNSVQKLVEAVKSNNAKIVGPVPLPTEIRKYCVLRSPHSDKDSREQFEMRIHKRLIDIVGDQSAVDSLTRIDLPSGVYVEIKL, from the coding sequence ATGGCAAGACAGCAGAAAATCAGAATCTACCTGAAGGCCTACGATCACAAGATCCTGGACAATTCCGTGCAGAAGCTTGTGGAAGCAGTCAAGAGCAACAATGCTAAGATTGTCGGCCCGGTTCCGCTTCCGACTGAAATCAGGAAGTATTGCGTCCTTAGGTCGCCTCATTCCGACAAGGACTCCAGAGAACAGTTCGAGATGAGAATTCACAAAAGATTAATTGACATCGTCGGCGACCAGAGCGCGGTTGACTCCCTGACCAGGATTGACCTGCCTTCAGGCGTTTACGTCGAGATCAAGCTGTAA
- the rplC gene encoding 50S ribosomal protein L3, translating to MKGLIGKKIGMTQIFQENGDVVSVTVVNAGPCTVIQQKGMDKEGYTAVQLGFEELKLKTKEVKKAGSKVKRQVVPTMPVAGHFKKVGVKPMRYLKEFRYEGDLKLEAAQVLDVSIFNPNDIVDVIGVTKGRGYAGGMRRFGHHGNRASHGVKTHRECGSMGSNTCPGRVYKGHHLPGQYGNVRVTVKNVKVMKVDKENHLLILKGAVPGYNGTVLYVKDPSVKV from the coding sequence ATGAAAGGGTTGATCGGGAAAAAAATAGGAATGACGCAGATCTTTCAGGAAAACGGCGATGTGGTCTCTGTGACCGTTGTGAATGCCGGTCCATGCACAGTGATTCAGCAGAAAGGTATGGACAAGGAAGGATATACAGCTGTGCAGCTCGGTTTTGAAGAGCTCAAACTGAAGACGAAGGAAGTCAAGAAAGCCGGCAGCAAAGTGAAGCGGCAGGTCGTACCTACAATGCCTGTAGCAGGGCATTTTAAGAAAGTCGGAGTCAAGCCGATGCGATACCTCAAGGAATTCCGCTATGAAGGTGATTTGAAGCTGGAAGCTGCGCAGGTGCTTGATGTCAGCATTTTCAATCCGAACGACATTGTGGATGTCATCGGTGTGACAAAAGGACGCGGTTATGCTGGCGGCATGCGCAGATTCGGACATCATGGAAACCGCGCTTCTCACGGCGTCAAAACCCACAGGGAATGCGGATCCATGGGAAGCAACACCTGCCCCGGCCGTGTTTACAAGGGACACCATCTCCCTGGGCAATACGGCAACGTAAGGGTCACTGTGAAAAATGTTAAGGTTATGAAGGTGGATAAAGAGAATCATCTTCTGATCCTGAAAGGTGCTGTACCCGGCTACAATGGCACCGTGCTCTATGTCAAAGACCCGAGCGTGAAGGTCTGA
- the rplD gene encoding 50S ribosomal protein L4 produces MLKVNVYDKEGKQVDSLELTNEIYGMKPHRIALHQAVVSYLHNQRQGNSCTKTKGEVSGGGCKPWRQKGTGRARVGSIRSPLWRKGGITFGPRPRDFFMQMNKKVKKLALASALASKVQDQNLVVIDQLDFEAPKTKSAVKLLVNVAEHRTALVILDNNNKNTQLSFRNLPGIAVRQVENLNVYEMLKHEKFIVTREALKKIEEEFV; encoded by the coding sequence ATGCTTAAAGTAAACGTTTACGATAAAGAAGGAAAACAGGTCGACAGCCTGGAATTGACGAATGAAATCTACGGGATGAAACCGCACAGAATAGCCCTGCATCAGGCTGTTGTTTCTTATCTTCACAACCAGAGACAGGGAAATTCCTGCACTAAAACCAAGGGTGAAGTTTCGGGCGGTGGATGCAAACCATGGCGGCAGAAAGGCACGGGCCGTGCGAGGGTCGGAAGCATCCGATCACCGCTTTGGAGAAAAGGCGGTATCACCTTCGGACCGCGGCCGCGAGATTTTTTCATGCAGATGAACAAGAAGGTTAAGAAGCTGGCATTGGCTTCTGCACTTGCCTCCAAGGTCCAGGACCAGAACTTAGTGGTAATCGACCAATTGGATTTCGAAGCCCCGAAAACCAAAAGTGCAGTCAAGCTTCTGGTGAATGTGGCTGAACACAGGACCGCACTCGTAATCCTGGACAATAACAATAAAAACACACAACTGTCGTTCAGAAACCTGCCCGGCATAGCAGTGCGTCAGGTCGAAAATCTGAATGTCTATGAAATGCTCAAACACGAGAAATTCATTGTCACCAGAGAAGCGCTGAAGAAAATCGAGGAGGAATTCGTATGA
- a CDS encoding 50S ribosomal protein L23: MMESRDILLEPIMSEKSVQGMEEQHYSFIVHPSANKIQIRKAVEQLFKVHVVSVRTQNYEGKPKRLGRFEGKRPDFKKAIVTIKTGENIPMFEGV; the protein is encoded by the coding sequence ATGATGGAATCCCGAGATATCCTGCTGGAACCGATCATGAGCGAGAAGAGCGTCCAGGGAATGGAAGAACAGCATTACAGCTTTATCGTCCATCCCAGCGCCAACAAAATCCAGATCCGCAAAGCGGTGGAACAGCTCTTCAAGGTACATGTGGTCTCGGTCCGGACACAGAATTATGAAGGCAAACCCAAACGGCTGGGCAGATTTGAAGGAAAACGGCCGGATTTTAAAAAAGCTATCGTGACCATCAAAACCGGGGAAAACATCCCCATGTTTGAAGGCGTATAA
- the rplB gene encoding 50S ribosomal protein L2, with translation MGIKGFKPITPGRRFMTISTFEEIDKLSPEKKLTHGRKEPAGRNNLGRVTVRHQGAGHKKRYREIDFLRDKYGVPAVVLGIEYDPNRSANIALLQYHDGEKRYIIAPKDLRTGDKVLSSKDEVEVSIGNACPVSKVPIGTIVHNVELKPGKGGQIARSAGSSAQIVGTEGNYFHVKLQSGEIRAIRKECMVTIGQVGNIDHSNQTIGKAGRTRWLGIRPTVRGCTMNPCDHPHGGGEGRSNSHRHPTSPWGQPAKGYKTRKNTQSDKYIISQRKR, from the coding sequence ATGGGAATTAAAGGATTTAAACCAATCACTCCGGGCCGCCGATTCATGACGATTTCCACCTTTGAGGAAATAGACAAGCTCAGTCCGGAAAAAAAACTGACACACGGCAGGAAAGAACCGGCCGGCAGGAACAACCTGGGACGTGTCACAGTCAGGCACCAGGGTGCAGGCCATAAAAAGCGCTACCGGGAAATTGATTTTCTGAGGGATAAATATGGAGTTCCTGCAGTTGTACTTGGAATTGAGTATGATCCGAATCGCTCCGCCAACATCGCGCTTTTGCAGTACCATGACGGCGAGAAACGTTACATCATCGCCCCCAAAGATCTGAGGACAGGTGACAAAGTTCTTTCATCCAAGGATGAAGTTGAAGTGTCGATAGGGAATGCCTGTCCAGTTTCCAAAGTACCGATCGGGACGATTGTCCACAATGTTGAACTTAAACCCGGCAAGGGCGGCCAGATTGCCCGTTCAGCCGGTTCCAGCGCCCAGATCGTCGGCACTGAGGGCAACTATTTCCATGTCAAGCTGCAGTCCGGTGAAATCAGGGCAATCCGCAAGGAATGCATGGTGACAATCGGGCAGGTCGGAAATATTGACCATTCCAACCAGACTATCGGTAAAGCCGGACGCACCAGATGGCTTGGTATCAGACCCACGGTCCGCGGATGCACCATGAACCCATGCGACCACCCCCATGGCGGCGGTGAAGGACGTTCAAACTCCCACCGTCATCCGACTTCTCCCTGGGGACAGCCCGCCAAGGGTTACAAGACACGGAAAAACACCCAGTCCGATAAATACATCATTTCCCAGCGGAAACGGTAA
- the rpsS gene encoding 30S ribosomal protein S19: MSRSLKKGPYILPALVKKVNEMNAKGDKKPIKTWSRASQISPEMVGHTIAVYNGKKHIPIYITENMVGHRLGEFAPTRFFKGHGNKTERTIALK; encoded by the coding sequence ATGAGCAGATCGCTGAAAAAAGGACCTTACATACTCCCGGCCCTCGTGAAGAAAGTCAACGAGATGAACGCCAAGGGAGACAAAAAGCCGATCAAGACCTGGTCCAGGGCATCTCAGATCTCGCCGGAGATGGTTGGACACACGATCGCAGTTTACAACGGAAAGAAGCATATTCCCATCTACATAACGGAAAACATGGTCGGGCACAGGCTTGGAGAGTTCGCTCCCACCAGATTTTTCAAAGGCCATGGGAACAAGACAGAACGAACCATCGCACTGAAGTGA
- the rpsC gene encoding 30S ribosomal protein S3, translating into MGQKVNPIGMRLGINRDWNSRWFGTRKQFAGWLHEDLKIRKYIMGKVPNGDISKIQIERPSEQRIKVTISSSKVGIVIGKSGKEVTEMKKKLQELINREVFINIREVKEPLKEATLVAESIAAQLERRVSFRRAMKKMLERASEIGIPGMKIMVSGRLGGAEIARREWYLHGRVPLHTLKADVDFALAKAVTKYGVIGVKVWVYRGDIESSDQADSNLGEEMIAAE; encoded by the coding sequence GTGGGACAGAAAGTTAATCCTATCGGAATGCGATTGGGCATAAACCGGGACTGGAATTCCAGATGGTTCGGAACCAGGAAGCAGTTCGCCGGCTGGCTGCATGAGGATCTGAAGATCCGCAAGTACATCATGGGTAAAGTACCGAATGGCGATATCAGCAAAATTCAGATCGAAAGGCCGTCGGAACAAAGAATCAAAGTGACCATCTCAAGCTCCAAAGTCGGAATTGTGATCGGCAAGAGCGGCAAGGAAGTCACTGAGATGAAAAAGAAACTGCAGGAACTTATTAACCGTGAGGTTTTTATAAATATCCGCGAAGTCAAGGAACCACTCAAAGAAGCTACACTGGTGGCAGAATCCATTGCCGCTCAGCTGGAGCGGAGGGTTTCCTTTAGAAGAGCCATGAAGAAAATGCTGGAACGGGCCAGCGAGATTGGAATTCCAGGCATGAAGATAATGGTCAGCGGTCGTCTTGGCGGAGCAGAAATTGCCCGCAGGGAATGGTACCTGCATGGTCGGGTACCGCTTCACACTCTGAAGGCTGATGTGGATTTCGCCCTTGCCAAGGCCGTCACAAAATATGGAGTGATCGGTGTGAAAGTGTGGGTATACCGCGGTGACATCGAGAGTTCGGATCAAGCTGACAGCAATCTCGGCGAAGAAATGATAGCCGCTGAATAA
- the rplP gene encoding 50S ribosomal protein L16 yields MLMPKRVKYRRVQRGTMKGVANRGNEVVYGAFGISALEPSWITSRQIEAARVAINRAMKKHGKMWIRIFPHKSVTKKPAETRMGNGKGSPEFWVAVVKPGKILFEVDGCDEREAKEAFRLASHKLPIKTKFVAKEEH; encoded by the coding sequence ATGTTGATGCCAAAAAGAGTAAAATATAGAAGAGTTCAGCGGGGTACCATGAAAGGTGTAGCCAACCGGGGGAACGAGGTCGTTTACGGAGCATTCGGAATCTCCGCTCTGGAACCCTCCTGGATCACCAGCCGCCAGATTGAGGCAGCCCGTGTGGCGATCAACCGCGCCATGAAAAAACACGGCAAGATGTGGATCAGGATTTTCCCCCATAAATCGGTAACTAAGAAACCAGCTGAAACGCGTATGGGGAACGGCAAGGGTTCTCCGGAATTCTGGGTGGCAGTGGTCAAACCCGGAAAAATCCTCTTCGAAGTGGACGGATGCGATGAGCGAGAAGCCAAAGAAGCTTTCCGGCTGGCTTCTCACAAGCTGCCCATTAAGACCAAATTCGTGGCCAAAGAAGAGCATTAA
- the rpmC gene encoding 50S ribosomal protein L29, with amino-acid sequence MKGNVLKELTFDELKQKYSDFKEELFNLKFQRVMGQLENNMRIRAVRKDIARVLTLMTQKENTKSAKEAKA; translated from the coding sequence ATGAAGGGAAATGTTTTAAAGGAACTTACTTTCGATGAACTTAAGCAGAAATACAGCGATTTCAAGGAAGAGCTGTTCAACCTCAAGTTTCAAAGGGTAATGGGACAACTCGAAAACAACATGCGGATCAGAGCAGTGAGAAAAGACATTGCCAGAGTCCTCACCCTGATGACCCAGAAGGAGAATACCAAGTCGGCGAAGGAGGCTAAGGCATGA
- the rpsQ gene encoding 30S ribosomal protein S17, whose translation MSETTRNIRKTRVGKVLSRKMEKTCVVVVERSYQHTLYKKTLRTTKKYKVHDEKNETNPGDKVLIMETRPLSREKRWRLVKILEAAR comes from the coding sequence ATGAGCGAGACGACACGCAATATTAGAAAGACCAGGGTGGGGAAGGTCTTATCACGCAAGATGGAAAAGACTTGCGTAGTGGTTGTGGAGCGATCCTATCAGCACACTCTTTACAAGAAAACCTTGCGCACTACCAAGAAGTACAAGGTTCATGATGAGAAGAACGAAACCAACCCCGGCGACAAAGTCCTGATTATGGAAACCAGGCCTCTGAGCAGGGAAAAGCGCTGGCGTCTTGTTAAGATCCTGGAAGCGGCCCGGTAG
- the rplN gene encoding 50S ribosomal protein L14 — protein MVQHRTMLKVADNSGAKKLQCIHVYGGSGKKIARIGDVICATVKEAVPDGNVKKSQVVKAVVVRTRGKLRRTDGSYIRFDDNAAVIIDEANNPKGTRIFGPIARELRERDFMKIISLAPEVV, from the coding sequence ATGGTACAGCATAGAACAATGTTGAAAGTGGCTGATAACAGCGGAGCTAAAAAGCTCCAGTGCATTCACGTTTACGGCGGCAGCGGCAAGAAAATAGCCCGGATCGGAGATGTCATCTGCGCCACGGTCAAAGAAGCTGTTCCGGACGGGAATGTGAAGAAGAGCCAGGTGGTGAAAGCCGTTGTGGTTCGGACCAGAGGAAAGCTCAGGAGAACCGACGGTTCCTATATCCGTTTTGACGACAACGCAGCCGTGATCATAGATGAAGCCAACAATCCTAAAGGAACCCGCATTTTTGGCCCCATCGCCAGAGAACTGCGGGAGAGGGATTTCATGAAAATTATTTCCCTGGCTCCTGAAGTGGTCTGA
- the rplX gene encoding 50S ribosomal protein L24, translated as MENKTKVRIRKDDMVMVQTGKDKGKIGKVLSVLQNENKVIVTGVNMVKRHQKANKQHRHGGIIEKEGPIFLAKVMLVCPKCNLPTKIGHKLVNEVKVRICKKCEEIVDNV; from the coding sequence ATGGAAAACAAAACCAAAGTTAGAATCAGGAAAGACGACATGGTGATGGTGCAGACCGGCAAGGACAAGGGAAAGATTGGAAAAGTTCTGTCAGTCTTGCAGAATGAAAACAAAGTAATAGTGACGGGCGTGAACATGGTGAAGCGCCATCAGAAAGCTAATAAACAGCACCGTCACGGAGGAATCATCGAGAAAGAAGGACCGATTTTTTTAGCGAAAGTAATGCTGGTTTGTCCAAAGTGCAACCTGCCAACCAAGATCGGGCACAAGTTGGTGAACGAAGTGAAAGTCCGCATTTGCAAAAAGTGCGAAGAAATCGTGGATAACGTCTAA
- the rplE gene encoding 50S ribosomal protein L5: protein MTRLMKLYREKVVSEMMKSRSYKNVMQVPKIQKVVLNMGIGEAKTNPKIVDGAMNDLKAIAGQKPQLRKAKKSISNFKLRAGMTVGVKVTLRGDRMYYFLDKLFNIVLPRVRDFRGVSRKSFDGRGSYTFGVKEQIVFPEIDYDKIDQIRGMDVSIVTTAGTDDESLELLERMGMPFTKK, encoded by the coding sequence ATGACCAGATTAATGAAACTTTACAGGGAAAAAGTAGTCAGTGAAATGATGAAAAGCAGGAGCTACAAGAATGTGATGCAGGTTCCCAAGATCCAGAAGGTCGTTCTGAACATGGGAATCGGCGAAGCCAAGACTAATCCTAAGATCGTCGACGGCGCTATGAATGACCTGAAGGCCATCGCCGGTCAGAAACCGCAGCTCCGGAAAGCCAAGAAGTCCATCTCGAACTTCAAGTTGCGCGCAGGTATGACAGTCGGTGTAAAGGTCACTCTGCGAGGCGACAGGATGTACTACTTCCTGGATAAACTCTTCAACATCGTGCTTCCACGCGTGAGAGACTTCCGTGGCGTGTCACGGAAGTCTTTTGACGGCCGCGGCAGTTACACTTTCGGCGTCAAGGAACAGATCGTGTTCCCTGAAATCGACTACGATAAAATCGACCAGATCAGGGGAATGGATGTATCCATCGTGACAACCGCCGGGACTGATGACGAGTCTCTGGAACTGCTGGAACGCATGGGAATGCCTTTTACAAAAAAATAG
- a CDS encoding type Z 30S ribosomal protein S14: MARKTFFEKQKRTPKFSTRWRNRCLICGRPRGFIGDFQMCRLCFRGLASKGEIPGIIKSSW, from the coding sequence ATGGCCAGGAAAACGTTTTTCGAAAAGCAGAAAAGGACACCTAAGTTTTCTACCAGGTGGAGAAACCGCTGCCTGATTTGCGGGCGTCCCAGAGGTTTCATCGGTGATTTCCAGATGTGCCGGCTCTGCTTCAGGGGCCTCGCCTCAAAAGGCGAAATTCCCGGAATCATCAAATCCAGCTGGTAA
- the rpsH gene encoding 30S ribosomal protein S8 → MMTDPIADMLTRIRNAGSTNKDAADVPASKVKLEIARLLKEEGYIKDYKYIKQSSKGVIRIYLKYTKEKELAIKGIRRISHSGRRVYAGKDEIPRVLGGLGVAIISTSKGIMTSRQSLQEGVGGEVICYVW, encoded by the coding sequence ATGATGACAGATCCTATTGCCGATATGCTGACTCGAATCCGCAACGCCGGCTCCACCAACAAGGACGCGGCCGATGTACCCGCCTCCAAGGTGAAGCTGGAGATTGCCCGACTTCTCAAGGAAGAAGGGTACATAAAGGATTACAAGTACATCAAGCAGAGCTCCAAGGGTGTGATCCGGATTTACCTGAAATACACGAAAGAAAAGGAGCTTGCGATCAAAGGAATCAGACGCATCAGCCACAGCGGCAGAAGAGTTTACGCGGGTAAAGATGAGATACCCAGGGTGCTCGGCGGACTCGGCGTGGCGATTATATCCACTTCAAAGGGCATCATGACTTCCAGGCAATCCCTCCAGGAAGGGGTTGGCGGGGAAGTCATCTGTTATGTGTGGTAA
- the rplF gene encoding 50S ribosomal protein L6: protein MSRVGKKPINIPKGVTVTHDPKKQSMKAKGPKGENEMTYHPLMEVTIDKETIHVKRPDDLKVNKSLHGMTQRMIENLIIGVTSGFEKKLIINGIGFKADVKGTDLVLSLGFSHPVEMKMPKGVNAKAEKGMVTLTGIDKEVLGQFAADVRAKKPTEPYKGSGIRYENERVRKKAGKKAA from the coding sequence ATGTCTAGAGTAGGAAAGAAACCAATCAATATTCCCAAGGGTGTGACAGTAACCCATGACCCTAAGAAACAGTCCATGAAGGCTAAGGGTCCCAAGGGTGAAAACGAAATGACCTACCATCCGTTGATGGAAGTGACCATCGACAAAGAGACGATTCACGTGAAAAGGCCTGATGATTTGAAAGTAAACAAATCCCTTCATGGAATGACCCAGCGGATGATTGAAAACCTGATCATAGGGGTTACAAGCGGTTTTGAAAAAAAATTGATAATCAACGGCATAGGATTTAAGGCCGATGTCAAGGGTACAGACCTGGTCCTGAGCCTGGGATTTTCCCATCCTGTGGAAATGAAGATGCCCAAAGGAGTAAACGCCAAAGCCGAGAAAGGCATGGTCACTCTCACCGGCATTGATAAAGAAGTGCTGGGACAGTTCGCTGCAGATGTGAGGGCTAAGAAGCCCACTGAACCATACAAGGGTTCAGGTATCAGATATGAAAACGAGAGAGTCAGGAAGAAGGCCGGTAAAAAGGCTGCCTAA
- the rplR gene encoding 50S ribosomal protein L18 gives MKKDKVAKRTDRHNRIRLKVSGTAEKPRLSVFKSTKHISVQIIDDTKGATLVAVSTLEKEVKDNLKHGGNIKAAEIVGALIAKRAKEKNIETVVFDRGGFRYHGCVKAIAEKARENGLKF, from the coding sequence ATGAAGAAGGATAAAGTTGCCAAGAGGACCGACCGTCACAACAGGATCAGATTGAAAGTTTCAGGAACGGCTGAAAAACCCAGGCTGTCGGTGTTCAAATCCACCAAGCACATCTCAGTTCAGATTATTGATGATACTAAGGGAGCGACGCTTGTAGCCGTATCGACTCTGGAAAAAGAAGTCAAGGATAATCTGAAACATGGCGGAAATATCAAAGCTGCCGAAATTGTGGGCGCTCTGATAGCCAAACGTGCCAAGGAAAAGAACATCGAGACAGTTGTCTTTGACAGAGGCGGATTCAGATATCATGGCTGCGTAAAAGCCATTGCTGAAAAAGCCCGTGAGAATGGACTGAAATTTTAG
- the rpsE gene encoding 30S ribosomal protein S5, translating to MQDTRGNENELKERVIYVNRVCKVVKGGKRFSFSVLAVVGDSHGKVGYGLGNAKEVPEAMRKAVERAKREMIVFPMIKGTIPHEILGRYGSGKVLLKPAVPGTGVIAGGAVRAIAELGGITDVLSKCIGSRTKINVVKATFEGLKALRCADTIAKGRGKTSKEILGTT from the coding sequence ATCCAGGATACCAGAGGAAATGAAAACGAACTTAAAGAACGCGTGATCTATGTAAATCGCGTTTGCAAGGTTGTCAAGGGCGGTAAGCGATTCTCTTTCAGTGTACTGGCCGTTGTCGGCGATTCGCACGGCAAAGTAGGATATGGACTTGGAAATGCCAAGGAAGTACCTGAAGCGATGAGAAAAGCCGTGGAAAGAGCCAAGCGCGAAATGATTGTATTTCCGATGATCAAGGGTACGATCCCGCACGAAATTCTAGGAAGATACGGCTCCGGTAAAGTGCTCCTGAAGCCGGCAGTCCCTGGAACAGGAGTCATCGCCGGCGGAGCTGTGCGCGCCATCGCCGAACTTGGCGGGATTACTGATGTATTGTCCAAATGCATCGGTTCCAGAACCAAGATCAATGTGGTCAAGGCTACTTTTGAAGGATTGAAAGCATTGCGCTGTGCTGATACAATAGCCAAGGGCCGCGGAAAGACATCCAAAGAAATACTCGGAACGACATAA
- the rpmD gene encoding 50S ribosomal protein L30, with the protein MAKLKITLKKSCCRKPEKVRRVIESLGLRKVGGSKICEDNPVIRGMIDKTSYMLEVESVD; encoded by the coding sequence ATGGCCAAGCTGAAGATTACATTAAAGAAAAGCTGCTGCCGCAAACCGGAAAAAGTTCGCCGCGTGATCGAATCACTGGGACTCCGTAAGGTCGGTGGAAGCAAGATATGCGAAGATAATCCGGTGATCCGTGGCATGATCGACAAGACTTCATACATGCTTGAAGTCGAATCTGTTGATTAA
- the rplO gene encoding 50S ribosomal protein L15, whose amino-acid sequence MKLHELAPNEGAKKLGKRVGRGPSSGHGGTSCRGNNGQNSRKSGPVRIGFEGGQMPLYRRLPKRGFKNINKKHYSLVNVCDLEKFEPHTIITPEFLVEQGLVKKVEPNGIKILGNGELTKPLKVLANKFTKSAIEKIEKAQGNIEVLK is encoded by the coding sequence ATGAAATTACATGAACTCGCTCCCAATGAAGGTGCAAAGAAGCTCGGTAAGAGAGTTGGAAGAGGGCCATCCTCAGGGCATGGCGGTACATCATGCAGAGGGAACAATGGACAGAATTCCAGGAAAAGCGGTCCCGTAAGGATAGGCTTTGAGGGGGGGCAGATGCCTCTGTACAGGCGACTTCCCAAGAGGGGCTTCAAAAACATCAATAAGAAACATTACAGCCTGGTGAATGTCTGCGATCTGGAAAAATTCGAACCACATACCATCATCACCCCTGAATTTCTGGTTGAGCAAGGTCTGGTGAAAAAAGTGGAACCCAATGGGATCAAAATTCTGGGCAATGGGGAACTGACAAAACCCCTGAAGGTTCTAGCCAACAAATTCACCAAATCAGCCATCGAAAAAATTGAAAAAGCACAGGGAAACATTGAGGTGTTGAAATGA